The Leifsonia xyli genomic sequence AACGACGCTCACTATCTCCAGGCGCACCTCGCCCACGTCGAGTGGGCGACCGGACGGCTCGACACCGCGGTGACGCGCGCGGAGCGGGCGCGCGCCGACGGCCGCGGCGGCATCACGACCGAGGTGACCGCGCTGCACGTGCTCGGCTACGTCGCCCTCGCGCACGGCGACCTGACGACGGCGCACGAGCTGCTGGGCGAGGCGGCGGCGATCGGCGAGCGGATGCGGGAGCTGCAGCGGCTCTCGCCCGCCCTGTGGGGGCTGGCGGAGGTCGCCCTGGCCCGGGGTGACGACGCGACCGCGATCGAGCTGTCGGAGCGGGGGTACCGGGAGTCCGCGCGCATCGCGGACGCCGCGTACCTGTTCCCGTTCCTGGTCACGGCGACGCGTGCGCGGGTCGCCGCAGGGGACGTCACGGGCGCGCGGGAGTGGGTGGAGCGCGCGGGGGCGCTGGTGGGCGAGCGCGGCATCCCGGGCACCGAGCACGCCGTCGCGCACGCGCAGGGCCTCGTCGCCCTATCGGAACGCGGAATCAGCCGGGCGAAGGAGCTGCTGGGGTCGGCCTCCGCCGGGTGGGATGCGCTGGGCCGCTGGTGGGAGGGGACGCAGGCGCTGCTCGACCTCGCCGAGTGCGCCCGGCGCAGCCGCAGCCCCGCGGAGGCGGCGTCGCTGGTCGCCGAAGCGCGTCGCCGGGCCGAGGAGTGCGGCGCCGGGGCGGTGCTCTCACGGGCCACGGCCCTGGAGGAGCGGCTGGCGGACGGCGCGGAGACCAGCGTGCTGAGCGCCCGCGAGCGCGAGGTGGCGACGCTGGTCGCGACGGGTGCGACCAACCGCGAGATCGGGGACGTGCTCCACATCTCGTCCCGGACGGTCGCGACCCACGTCGAGCACATCCTCGCCAAGCTCGGCGCGACGCGCAGGTCGGAGATCGCCGCGTGGTCGGCAGGAGAACGAGTCGGAGGAAGACGGGATGTCTGAACGATGGGGTGCGGTGACGGTGCTCGGCGCCGCCCAGTTCGTGATGGTCCTCGACAGCACGGTGATGAACGTGTCCATCTCGACGGTGGTGAAGGACCTGGACACCACCATCGCCGCCATGCAGACGACCATCACCTTCTACACGCTCACCATGGCCGCGTTCATGCTGCTGGGAGCCAAGCTCGGCGACATCTGGGGCAGGCGCCGCGCCCTGGTGATCGGCTCCATCGTCTACGCGATCGGCTCGGGGACCACGGCGGTCAGCCCGAATATCGCCGTGCTCTTCGTCGGCTGGTCGGTGGTGGAAGGCCTCGGGGCGGTGCTGGTGATCCCGGCGATCGCCGCCCTGATCGCCGACAACTACACCGGCCACGCGCGGGTGACGGCGTTCGCCGTGATCGGTGCCGCATCGGGGGTCGCCGTCGCGGTCGGTCCTCTGATCGGCGGGTTCCTCACCACCTACGCGAGCTGGCGGTACGTCTTCGCCGGCGAGGTCGTCATCATGGCCGTGGTGCTCCTGTTCAGCCGGGTGGTGCGTGACAGCGGCGAGCGCGAGAGAGTGGCCATCGACGCGCTGTCCGTGCTGCTCTCCGCCGTCGGCCTGGTGCTGGTCGTCCTGGGCCTGCTGCAGACGAAGACGTGGGGATGGGTCCTCCCGTCGACCGACGTGTCCGTGCTCGGCCTCTCACCCGTCCCGTTTCTCGTCGCAGGAGGGTCGGTCGTGCTGTGGCTGTTCTTCGTCCGCCAGCGCTCCCTGATCGCACGCGGGCGAGCGCCCCTGCTCGATCCGGGCCTGCTGCGCATCCGACAGTTGCGCGCTGGGGTGGGAAGCCTCGGCCTGCAGTACACCGTGACCGCGGGGCTGTTCTTCGTCGTGCCGATCTACCTCCAGCTCACCCTCGGCCTGGATGCGCTCACGACCGGGCTGCGGATCTTCCCTCTCTCCGTCGCCTTGGTGCTCTTCTCGATCGTGGGGACGGCGCTCGCCCGGCGGATGCCGCCGCGACGCATCGCGCGCATCGGACAGCTCGCGCTCGTCGGCGCCAGCCTGGTGCTCCTCGCCGCCGTGACACCCGACCTCAACACCTGGCAGTTCGGGGCGGGCATGTTCATCGCCGGTGCCGCCCTCGGCCTTCTGGCGTCGCAGCTCGGGAACGTGACGATGTCGTCGGTCGGGCCTGACCAGCTGAGCGAGGCCGGAGGCATCCAGGGCGTGTTCCAGAACCTCGGCTCATCGCTCGGGACGGCCCTGGTCGGATCCGTCATGATCGCCGCGCTGTCCAGCTCGTTCGCTGCGAATGTGGCCGCGAGCGAGCTGCCGCAGGATGTGCAGACACAGGTGCAGCAGGAGAGCCGGGACGGCGTCGGCGTGGTCGCCGTCGCGGACGTCCCGCGCATCGCCTCCGAGCATGGACTGTCGGAGCAGGACAGCGCGACGTTGCAGCACCTCTACTCGGAGTCGCAGCTTTCCGCGCTTCGGCTCTCCTTCGTCACCGTCGCGCTGATCTCGTGCGCCGCGCTGTTCTTCTCCCGCAACCTGCCGAAGACCGTTCCGAAAGCGGACCCGGTCGCGCAGCGACGGGCAACCTGACCCGTCCTCAGTCGCGTCCGTCGCCGTCAGCGGCGTTGTAGCGCTCGAGCATCGCAGCGAATGCGGCGATCTCGGCTTCGCTCCATTCCCGCAACCGGCCCGTCATGGTGACCCGCAGGGCGTCGTCCGCCGCGTCGAGCACGCCGACGCCGCGTTCGGTGATGCGCAACGCCTGGCCGCGTCCGGCGTGCTCCTCCGGAGCGCTCACGACGTAGCCGCTCTCCGTGAGCGCCGCCAGCTGGCGGGACACGGTGGAGCGGTTGAGCTCGTAATGGGCGGCGATCTCGACCGCGCGGCATCCGGGTGCTCGCGGATGTACGCGAGGAGCGACCGGTCGACGATCGACAGCCCCTCGTTCTCGCGCCGCACGCGCGCGGTGCCGCGGCGGCCGATGGTCGTCAGCTCGCGCTGGACGCGGGCGATGGAGGCGGTGCGCGCATCCCGGGTCATGGTCCGAGTCTAGCGCCGAGTTGCGTTCTGCAACATATAGTCGTAGGTTGCATTACGCAACTTGAGAGGATCCCTCCCGTATGTCGACGCATCGCATCACGCCCCTTCCCGCCGCAGCCGCCCGTCCGCGCTTCTGGCCGCCGGCCGCCTTCTGGAAGGCGCTCGGCTCGCACATCGTGATCCCACTGTTCCTCGCGGTCGGGATGGCGCTCGCCTACCTCGGCGCCTTCCACGCGCCGCAGCCGCACGACCTCCCGGTCGCCATCGTGGGACAGGGCCCGGCAGCCGAGGTGTTCGCGCAGACGATGAACGACAAGGCGCCGGCCGCGCTCGACGTGACCACCGTCCGACCGTCAGTGCCGCACGCGACCAGCTCGCGCACGGCACGATCGCCGCCGCCTACGAGCCGGGGACGACGCAGGCCGTCATCCACATCTCCACCGCCTCGTCGGAGACCGAGGCGTCGGCCGCCGAGAAGCTGTTCCTCCCGATCGCCTACCAGCAGCGCCTGCCGGTCACGATCGACGACGTGCGGCCGGTCCCGACCGACGACGGCACCGGGCAGGGCCTGTTCTTCCTCATGGTGGCGCTCAGTGTCGGCGGCTACTCCAGCGCGATCGCCATCGCGGCGGTGACCGCCAAGCTGGCGATCGGGTGGCGCATCGCGGTCTCGGCCGCCGCGTCCCTCCTGGTCGCCGGGCTCTGCGCGGTGGTCGCCGGTCCGGTCTTCCACGTGCTGAGCGCCAACGAGTGGAGCATCTGGCTGCTCGCCTCGCTCTACGTGTTCGGCATCGTCACCATCGGCGTCGGGCTGCATCCCCTCATCGGGCGGTGGACCACGCCCGCGCTGACGCTCCTGTTCGTGATGCTCAACGTGACCAGCAGCGGCGGCATCTTCCCGCAGAACCTCATGCCGTGGTTCTTCGCCGGGCTCAACACGTTCTGGAACGGGGCGGCCTGGCTCGACGCGGTCCGGGCGCTGACGTACTTCCCCGGCCAGGCCTTCGGCTTCGACGGGCTGCGCCTCGCCCTCTGGGCGACCGTCGGGCTCGGGCTGATCGGCGTGAGCCACCTGCTGACCCTCCGCCGCCGCCGCGCGGCCGACGACACCGTCGCGGCGACGCCCGCGGAGGAGGAGGCGGTCGTCGCCGCCTGACGACCGCTTGCCGCGCTCAGCGCGCGGTCCCGCTCAGGACGACGCTTTGTCGAGATCCTCCTGGGACTTCTGGATCGCCTTCTGCAGCTCGTCGTAGTCGCCGGAGTCGATCGCCTTCGAGATGCGCTTCTGGGCCTTCACCAATGCGTTCTCGACCCGGTCGGCCCACTGGTCGTCGACCACCGCGATGACGGCGGACGAGCCCTTCGGGAGGTACTCGTCGACGTCGACGCCGATCTGCTTCTCGTCGTGGCGCTTGCGGAACGCGCCGATGACAGCGCCGATGCCGGCCCCGACCGCGGTCGCCGCCAACAGCGGAGGCGCGAACAGCCCGACCACGACGCCCGCTCCGGCGCCCCAGGCCGCACCCTTCCCGACGGTGCCGGACTCGTGCTCCTTGACCTCCACCTTGCCGTCGTCGTCGCGGCTC encodes the following:
- a CDS encoding MFS transporter, with translation MSERWGAVTVLGAAQFVMVLDSTVMNVSISTVVKDLDTTIAAMQTTITFYTLTMAAFMLLGAKLGDIWGRRRALVIGSIVYAIGSGTTAVSPNIAVLFVGWSVVEGLGAVLVIPAIAALIADNYTGHARVTAFAVIGAASGVAVAVGPLIGGFLTTYASWRYVFAGEVVIMAVVLLFSRVVRDSGERERVAIDALSVLLSAVGLVLVVLGLLQTKTWGWVLPSTDVSVLGLSPVPFLVAGGSVVLWLFFVRQRSLIARGRAPLLDPGLLRIRQLRAGVGSLGLQYTVTAGLFFVVPIYLQLTLGLDALTTGLRIFPLSVALVLFSIVGTALARRMPPRRIARIGQLALVGASLVLLAAVTPDLNTWQFGAGMFIAGAALGLLASQLGNVTMSSVGPDQLSEAGGIQGVFQNLGSSLGTALVGSVMIAALSSSFAANVAASELPQDVQTQVQQESRDGVGVVAVADVPRIASEHGLSEQDSATLQHLYSESQLSALRLSFVTVALISCAALFFSRNLPKTVPKADPVAQRRAT